The Phycisphaerae bacterium sequence ATCCAGACGATGATCGGGAGCATCCGGAAATCAATCGCCCAGAAGACCATCGAGAGACTGTTTGTGACCGGCGAACGGGGCATCGGCAAGAGCTCAATCTGCACCTTCGTGCAGTCGCTGGCGGAGCGTGATCTGCGAATCCTACCCATTCACGTCTTCCTCGGAGGGGTGAGTACTCTTGAAGAAATGGCTCGCCGCATTTTCGAGCGTCTTCTGCGCGAGAGCGCGAACCAGCCCTGGTTCGGCAAGATCAAGGACTTTCTCGGAGATCACATTAAGCAGATGGATATCTTCGGAATGTCTGTTGAGTTCTCCGCTTCCGGACAAATACTCAACCGGGCGGTCAGCGACTTCATTCCGACCATGAAGAACCTCCTGAACAAATTCGGCGAGGAGCGGGAAGGTATCCTGCTTATTCTTGATGACATTAACGGCCTGGCCTCCGCCCCTCCATTTGCCAACTGGCTCAAGAGCTTGGTCGATGAGTTCGCGACCACGGCGAGCGCCTTTCCGCTGACGCTTGTGCTCGTGGGCCTCCCGGAACGACGACGGCAGCTTGTGAATGTTCAACCCTCGCTCGACCGCGTTTTCGAGATCGTTGAGATCCGTCGCTTCGACCAGCCGGAAACGATCGATTTCTTCAGGCGAGCATTCTCCAAGGTTAACGCTGAGGTCGACGAGGACGTTCTCGACCTCCTCGCCAGGTACTCCGGCGGTTACCCTGTTTTCATGCATGAGTTGGGCGATGCTGTCTTCAAGACCGATGCGGACAATCACATTGACCTGAATGACGCCCTCGAAGGAATCATCCGTGGCGCCGAGGTCATCGGGGCAAAGTACGTCGAACCTAAGGTAACCGCCGCGATCCGTAGCGAAAAGTATCAGGGGATCCTGCGCAAGATTGCCAAGGAACCGTTTGAGCATCGATTCACCCGCAAGGACGCGGTTGCCCGATTGACACCCACGGAGGCCAAGGTGTTCGATAACTTCCTGCGTAGAATGGAGGAACTCGGGGCGATTCGGAAAGACCGGGATCGCGGTCCCGGAAGCTACGAGTTTGCCAGCGAGATCTACTATCTCTTCTTCTGGATGCAGGCGTCGACACCGAAGGAGAGGTAGACAACCGCAACTCCTCGATGCCTCTTAGGCTTGGCGGGATGGCGTTCGGGCAGCAGGTATTCTGTGTCTGCCAGTTGGCCGTCGCTCCGTTGGCAGTCGGGAGCATTCTGTCTAACATACACCCTTTCCGAACTCGAGCACCCCGGCCGGGTGCAGACTTGGCGTTGCCGGCCTTGGGCATGACAGCCGCGGGGGAGCGATTTGCAACTGCTGAAGGCATAAGCACTTATGTTTAAGGAAGTACCGACACAATTCGATTTTCCAAAAGCTGAGGCTGAGGTATCGCGGTTCTGGGATGAGGCGGGCATTTACGAGAAATCGCTGAAGCAGCGTGAAGGCCGCCCATCGTTCGTGTTTTACGAAGGGCCGCCGACGGCCAACGGGTTGCCACACCCGGGGCACTGCCTGACGCGGATCATCAAGGACGTCTTCCCCCGGTACAAGACCATGACTGGTCACTACTGTCACCGGAAGGCCGGATGGGACACGCACGGCCTGCCGGTTGAGGCCGAGGTCTGCAAGGGACTCGGCATCCACACCAAGCAAGATATCGAGGCGTACGGCATCGAAAAGTTCATCCA is a genomic window containing:
- a CDS encoding ATP-binding protein, whose product is MLKEYSPFTPGVPVPLEFFIGRSQEIQTMIGSIRKSIAQKTIERLFVTGERGIGKSSICTFVQSLAERDLRILPIHVFLGGVSTLEEMARRIFERLLRESANQPWFGKIKDFLGDHIKQMDIFGMSVEFSASGQILNRAVSDFIPTMKNLLNKFGEEREGILLILDDINGLASAPPFANWLKSLVDEFATTASAFPLTLVLVGLPERRRQLVNVQPSLDRVFEIVEIRRFDQPETIDFFRRAFSKVNAEVDEDVLDLLARYSGGYPVFMHELGDAVFKTDADNHIDLNDALEGIIRGAEVIGAKYVEPKVTAAIRSEKYQGILRKIAKEPFEHRFTRKDAVARLTPTEAKVFDNFLRRMEELGAIRKDRDRGPGSYEFASEIYYLFFWMQASTPKER